A part of Gambusia affinis linkage group LG21, SWU_Gaff_1.0, whole genome shotgun sequence genomic DNA contains:
- the nsun6 gene encoding tRNA (cytosine(72)-C(5))-methyltransferase NSUN6 isoform X6, producing the protein MHTGEMSVFPKISLKPEVTEYLRNVYLNKEVLAAVGPQEAESRFQKLLACLSHPPSSTCVRASTHLAPLEDIRLSLEKELEKKCGSSAEEPSVQIAPHPRITDVLLLPVDGPRVVEQLSSELVVGAQCGSAVLRGAHVFAPGIISSPKYMKAGDMVSVFSDLEGRCTRGATSFQGNKVFVGNGVAEMDRSSIFATETPARGVGVRMVDPLYKSPSFDGVLPSMVFLQNLPSVVVGHVLAPQPGERILDMCAAPGGKTCHIAALMWDKGEVVALDRIRNKIDRIRQNAQMLSLQSIKAFCFNSTQAVSDEPAQEAEGPPFPPESFDRVLLDAPCSGLGQRPIMASTWSLKEICSYPLLQRKLFQAAVRLLKKGGVLVYSTCTVTLSENEEQVAWALNTFPCLSLQPQEPHIGSEGMLGAGLSPEQLRLLQRFSPELSWEQTDMTVPLTCRADTDTIGFFIAKFLKT; encoded by the exons ATGCACACAGGAGAAATGTCAGTCTTTCCAAAAATCTCCCTGAAGCCAGAAGTGACGGAATATCTTAGAAATGTCTACCTAAACAAAGAG GTGTTAGCTGCTGTGGGTCCCCAGGAGGCAGAAAGTCGTTTCCAGAAACTGCTCGCATGTTTGTCTCACCCGCCTTCTTCCACATGTGTGCGAGCCAGCACTCACCTGGCTCCTCTGGAAGATATCAGGCTCAGTCTGGAGAAAGAGCTCGAGAAG aaatgcGGCTCGTCAGCAGAAGAACCGTCTGTCCAGATTGCTCCACACCCACGAATCACAGATGTGCTGCTACTTCCTGTTGACGGGCCGAG GGTGGTGGAGCAGCTGAGCTCTGAGTTGGTGGTGGGCGCTCAGTGTGGCAGCGCCGTACTCAGAGGAGCTCATGTCTTCGCCCCAGGGATCATCTCCAGCCCCAAGT aCATGAAGGCAGGAGACATGGTGTCGGTGTTCTCCGATTTAGAAGGAAGGTGCACTCGTGGAGCGACAAGCTTCCAGGGAAACAAGGTGTTTGTGGGGAATGGAGTTGCCGAGATGGATCGCTCGTCCATCTTCGCCACTGAAACCCCGGCCAG AGGCGTGGGTGTTCGGATGGTGGATCCACTTTACAAGAGTCCCTCCTTCGACGGTGTTCTGCCCAGCATGGTGTTCCTGCAG AACCTTCCCTCTGTGGTGGTGGGGCATGTGCTCGCTCCCCAACCTGGAGAACGAATCTTGGACATGTGTGCTGCCCCTGGAGGGAAGACGTGCCACATTGCTGCCCTCATGTGGGATAAG GGAGAAGTTGTTGCCTTGGACAGAATCCGAAACAAGATCGACCGCATTCGTCAAAACGCACAAATGCTGAGCTTGCAGAGCATCAAAGCTTTCTGCTTCAACAGCACTCAGGCTGTTAGTGATGAGCCAGCACAGGAAGCTGAAG GACCTCCTTTCCCTCCGGAGAGTTTCGACCGGGTTCTGCTGGACGCTCCCTGCAGCGGCCTGGGTCAGCGGCCCATCATGGCCAGCACCTGGAGCCTGAAGGAAATCTGCTCCTACCCGCTGCTGCAGCGCAAGTTGTTTCAGGCT GCGGTGCGATTGTTGAAGAAAGGTGGAGTTTTGGTCTACAGCACCTGCACCGTGACTTTATCGGAGAATGAGGAGCAGGTAGCCTGGGCCCTCAACACCTTCCCCTGCCTCTCTCTGCAGCCACAG GAACCTCACATCGGTTCAGAGGGCATGCTGGGAGCCGGACTGTCACCTGAGCAACTGCGCCTCCTCCAGAGATTCAGTCCTGAGCTGAGCTGGGAGCAGACAGACATGACGGTGCCCCTCACCTGCAGGGCAGACACGGATACCATCGGCTTCTTTATCGCCAAGTTCCTAAAAACCTAA
- the nsun6 gene encoding tRNA (cytosine(72)-C(5))-methyltransferase NSUN6 isoform X3: MHTGEMSVFPKISLKPEVTEYLRNVYLNKEVLAAVGPQEAESRFQKLLACLSHPPSSTCVRASTHLAPLEDIRLSLEKELEKKCGSSAEEPSVQIAPHPRITDVLLLPVDGPRVVEQLSSELVVGAQCGSAVLRGAHVFAPGIISSPKYMKAGDMVSVFSDLEGRCTRGATSFQGNKVFVGNGVAEMDRSSIFATETPARGVGVRMVDPLYKSPSFDGVLPSMVFLQNLPSVVVGHVLAPQPGERILDMCAAPGGKTCHIAALMWDKGEVVALDRIRNKIDRIRQNAQMLSLQSIKAFCFNSTQAVSDEPAQEAEGPPFPPESFDRVLLDAPCSGLGQRPIMASTWSLKEICSYPLLQRKLFQATLLLQAVRLLKKGGVLVYSTCTVTLSENEEQVAWALNTFPCLSLQPQEPHIGSEGMLGAGLSPEQLRLLQRFSPELSWEQTDMTVPLTCRADTDTIGFFIAKFLKT, encoded by the exons ATGCACACAGGAGAAATGTCAGTCTTTCCAAAAATCTCCCTGAAGCCAGAAGTGACGGAATATCTTAGAAATGTCTACCTAAACAAAGAG GTGTTAGCTGCTGTGGGTCCCCAGGAGGCAGAAAGTCGTTTCCAGAAACTGCTCGCATGTTTGTCTCACCCGCCTTCTTCCACATGTGTGCGAGCCAGCACTCACCTGGCTCCTCTGGAAGATATCAGGCTCAGTCTGGAGAAAGAGCTCGAGAAG aaatgcGGCTCGTCAGCAGAAGAACCGTCTGTCCAGATTGCTCCACACCCACGAATCACAGATGTGCTGCTACTTCCTGTTGACGGGCCGAG GGTGGTGGAGCAGCTGAGCTCTGAGTTGGTGGTGGGCGCTCAGTGTGGCAGCGCCGTACTCAGAGGAGCTCATGTCTTCGCCCCAGGGATCATCTCCAGCCCCAAGT aCATGAAGGCAGGAGACATGGTGTCGGTGTTCTCCGATTTAGAAGGAAGGTGCACTCGTGGAGCGACAAGCTTCCAGGGAAACAAGGTGTTTGTGGGGAATGGAGTTGCCGAGATGGATCGCTCGTCCATCTTCGCCACTGAAACCCCGGCCAG AGGCGTGGGTGTTCGGATGGTGGATCCACTTTACAAGAGTCCCTCCTTCGACGGTGTTCTGCCCAGCATGGTGTTCCTGCAG AACCTTCCCTCTGTGGTGGTGGGGCATGTGCTCGCTCCCCAACCTGGAGAACGAATCTTGGACATGTGTGCTGCCCCTGGAGGGAAGACGTGCCACATTGCTGCCCTCATGTGGGATAAG GGAGAAGTTGTTGCCTTGGACAGAATCCGAAACAAGATCGACCGCATTCGTCAAAACGCACAAATGCTGAGCTTGCAGAGCATCAAAGCTTTCTGCTTCAACAGCACTCAGGCTGTTAGTGATGAGCCAGCACAGGAAGCTGAAG GACCTCCTTTCCCTCCGGAGAGTTTCGACCGGGTTCTGCTGGACGCTCCCTGCAGCGGCCTGGGTCAGCGGCCCATCATGGCCAGCACCTGGAGCCTGAAGGAAATCTGCTCCTACCCGCTGCTGCAGCGCAAGTTGTTTCAGGCT acTTTGTTGCTGCAGGCGGTGCGATTGTTGAAGAAAGGTGGAGTTTTGGTCTACAGCACCTGCACCGTGACTTTATCGGAGAATGAGGAGCAGGTAGCCTGGGCCCTCAACACCTTCCCCTGCCTCTCTCTGCAGCCACAG GAACCTCACATCGGTTCAGAGGGCATGCTGGGAGCCGGACTGTCACCTGAGCAACTGCGCCTCCTCCAGAGATTCAGTCCTGAGCTGAGCTGGGAGCAGACAGACATGACGGTGCCCCTCACCTGCAGGGCAGACACGGATACCATCGGCTTCTTTATCGCCAAGTTCCTAAAAACCTAA
- the nsun6 gene encoding tRNA (cytosine(72)-C(5))-methyltransferase NSUN6 isoform X5 has protein sequence MHTGEMSVFPKISLKPEVTEYLRNVYLNKEVLAAVGPQEAESRFQKLLACLSHPPSSTCVRASTHLAPLEDIRLSLEKELEKQKCGSSAEEPSVQIAPHPRITDVLLLPVDGPRVVEQLSSELVVGAQCGSAVLRGAHVFAPGIISSPKYMKAGDMVSVFSDLEGRCTRGATSFQGNKVFVGNGVAEMDRSSIFATETPARGVGVRMVDPLYKSPSFDGVLPSMVFLQNLPSVVVGHVLAPQPGERILDMCAAPGGKTCHIAALMWDKGEVVALDRIRNKIDRIRQNAQMLSLQSIKAFCFNSTQAVSDEPAQEAEGPPFPPESFDRVLLDAPCSGLGQRPIMASTWSLKEICSYPLLQRKLFQAAVRLLKKGGVLVYSTCTVTLSENEEQVAWALNTFPCLSLQPQEPHIGSEGMLGAGLSPEQLRLLQRFSPELSWEQTDMTVPLTCRADTDTIGFFIAKFLKT, from the exons ATGCACACAGGAGAAATGTCAGTCTTTCCAAAAATCTCCCTGAAGCCAGAAGTGACGGAATATCTTAGAAATGTCTACCTAAACAAAGAG GTGTTAGCTGCTGTGGGTCCCCAGGAGGCAGAAAGTCGTTTCCAGAAACTGCTCGCATGTTTGTCTCACCCGCCTTCTTCCACATGTGTGCGAGCCAGCACTCACCTGGCTCCTCTGGAAGATATCAGGCTCAGTCTGGAGAAAGAGCTCGAGAAG cagaaatgcGGCTCGTCAGCAGAAGAACCGTCTGTCCAGATTGCTCCACACCCACGAATCACAGATGTGCTGCTACTTCCTGTTGACGGGCCGAG GGTGGTGGAGCAGCTGAGCTCTGAGTTGGTGGTGGGCGCTCAGTGTGGCAGCGCCGTACTCAGAGGAGCTCATGTCTTCGCCCCAGGGATCATCTCCAGCCCCAAGT aCATGAAGGCAGGAGACATGGTGTCGGTGTTCTCCGATTTAGAAGGAAGGTGCACTCGTGGAGCGACAAGCTTCCAGGGAAACAAGGTGTTTGTGGGGAATGGAGTTGCCGAGATGGATCGCTCGTCCATCTTCGCCACTGAAACCCCGGCCAG AGGCGTGGGTGTTCGGATGGTGGATCCACTTTACAAGAGTCCCTCCTTCGACGGTGTTCTGCCCAGCATGGTGTTCCTGCAG AACCTTCCCTCTGTGGTGGTGGGGCATGTGCTCGCTCCCCAACCTGGAGAACGAATCTTGGACATGTGTGCTGCCCCTGGAGGGAAGACGTGCCACATTGCTGCCCTCATGTGGGATAAG GGAGAAGTTGTTGCCTTGGACAGAATCCGAAACAAGATCGACCGCATTCGTCAAAACGCACAAATGCTGAGCTTGCAGAGCATCAAAGCTTTCTGCTTCAACAGCACTCAGGCTGTTAGTGATGAGCCAGCACAGGAAGCTGAAG GACCTCCTTTCCCTCCGGAGAGTTTCGACCGGGTTCTGCTGGACGCTCCCTGCAGCGGCCTGGGTCAGCGGCCCATCATGGCCAGCACCTGGAGCCTGAAGGAAATCTGCTCCTACCCGCTGCTGCAGCGCAAGTTGTTTCAGGCT GCGGTGCGATTGTTGAAGAAAGGTGGAGTTTTGGTCTACAGCACCTGCACCGTGACTTTATCGGAGAATGAGGAGCAGGTAGCCTGGGCCCTCAACACCTTCCCCTGCCTCTCTCTGCAGCCACAG GAACCTCACATCGGTTCAGAGGGCATGCTGGGAGCCGGACTGTCACCTGAGCAACTGCGCCTCCTCCAGAGATTCAGTCCTGAGCTGAGCTGGGAGCAGACAGACATGACGGTGCCCCTCACCTGCAGGGCAGACACGGATACCATCGGCTTCTTTATCGCCAAGTTCCTAAAAACCTAA
- the nsun6 gene encoding tRNA (cytosine(72)-C(5))-methyltransferase NSUN6 isoform X4, with amino-acid sequence MHTGEMSVFPKISLKPEVTEYLRNVYLNKEVLAAVGPQEAESRFQKLLACLSHPPSSTCVRASTHLAPLEDIRLSLEKELEKQQKCGSSAEEPSVQIAPHPRITDVLLLPVDGPRVVEQLSSELVVGAQCGSAVLRGAHVFAPGIISSPKYMKAGDMVSVFSDLEGRCTRGATSFQGNKVFVGNGVAEMDRSSIFATETPARGVGVRMVDPLYKSPSFDGVLPSMVFLQNLPSVVVGHVLAPQPGERILDMCAAPGGKTCHIAALMWDKGEVVALDRIRNKIDRIRQNAQMLSLQSIKAFCFNSTQAVSDEPAQEAEGPPFPPESFDRVLLDAPCSGLGQRPIMASTWSLKEICSYPLLQRKLFQAAVRLLKKGGVLVYSTCTVTLSENEEQVAWALNTFPCLSLQPQEPHIGSEGMLGAGLSPEQLRLLQRFSPELSWEQTDMTVPLTCRADTDTIGFFIAKFLKT; translated from the exons ATGCACACAGGAGAAATGTCAGTCTTTCCAAAAATCTCCCTGAAGCCAGAAGTGACGGAATATCTTAGAAATGTCTACCTAAACAAAGAG GTGTTAGCTGCTGTGGGTCCCCAGGAGGCAGAAAGTCGTTTCCAGAAACTGCTCGCATGTTTGTCTCACCCGCCTTCTTCCACATGTGTGCGAGCCAGCACTCACCTGGCTCCTCTGGAAGATATCAGGCTCAGTCTGGAGAAAGAGCTCGAGAAG cagcagaaatgcGGCTCGTCAGCAGAAGAACCGTCTGTCCAGATTGCTCCACACCCACGAATCACAGATGTGCTGCTACTTCCTGTTGACGGGCCGAG GGTGGTGGAGCAGCTGAGCTCTGAGTTGGTGGTGGGCGCTCAGTGTGGCAGCGCCGTACTCAGAGGAGCTCATGTCTTCGCCCCAGGGATCATCTCCAGCCCCAAGT aCATGAAGGCAGGAGACATGGTGTCGGTGTTCTCCGATTTAGAAGGAAGGTGCACTCGTGGAGCGACAAGCTTCCAGGGAAACAAGGTGTTTGTGGGGAATGGAGTTGCCGAGATGGATCGCTCGTCCATCTTCGCCACTGAAACCCCGGCCAG AGGCGTGGGTGTTCGGATGGTGGATCCACTTTACAAGAGTCCCTCCTTCGACGGTGTTCTGCCCAGCATGGTGTTCCTGCAG AACCTTCCCTCTGTGGTGGTGGGGCATGTGCTCGCTCCCCAACCTGGAGAACGAATCTTGGACATGTGTGCTGCCCCTGGAGGGAAGACGTGCCACATTGCTGCCCTCATGTGGGATAAG GGAGAAGTTGTTGCCTTGGACAGAATCCGAAACAAGATCGACCGCATTCGTCAAAACGCACAAATGCTGAGCTTGCAGAGCATCAAAGCTTTCTGCTTCAACAGCACTCAGGCTGTTAGTGATGAGCCAGCACAGGAAGCTGAAG GACCTCCTTTCCCTCCGGAGAGTTTCGACCGGGTTCTGCTGGACGCTCCCTGCAGCGGCCTGGGTCAGCGGCCCATCATGGCCAGCACCTGGAGCCTGAAGGAAATCTGCTCCTACCCGCTGCTGCAGCGCAAGTTGTTTCAGGCT GCGGTGCGATTGTTGAAGAAAGGTGGAGTTTTGGTCTACAGCACCTGCACCGTGACTTTATCGGAGAATGAGGAGCAGGTAGCCTGGGCCCTCAACACCTTCCCCTGCCTCTCTCTGCAGCCACAG GAACCTCACATCGGTTCAGAGGGCATGCTGGGAGCCGGACTGTCACCTGAGCAACTGCGCCTCCTCCAGAGATTCAGTCCTGAGCTGAGCTGGGAGCAGACAGACATGACGGTGCCCCTCACCTGCAGGGCAGACACGGATACCATCGGCTTCTTTATCGCCAAGTTCCTAAAAACCTAA
- the nsun6 gene encoding tRNA (cytosine(72)-C(5))-methyltransferase NSUN6 isoform X1, with product MHTGEMSVFPKISLKPEVTEYLRNVYLNKEVLAAVGPQEAESRFQKLLACLSHPPSSTCVRASTHLAPLEDIRLSLEKELEKQQKCGSSAEEPSVQIAPHPRITDVLLLPVDGPRVVEQLSSELVVGAQCGSAVLRGAHVFAPGIISSPKYMKAGDMVSVFSDLEGRCTRGATSFQGNKVFVGNGVAEMDRSSIFATETPARGVGVRMVDPLYKSPSFDGVLPSMVFLQNLPSVVVGHVLAPQPGERILDMCAAPGGKTCHIAALMWDKGEVVALDRIRNKIDRIRQNAQMLSLQSIKAFCFNSTQAVSDEPAQEAEGPPFPPESFDRVLLDAPCSGLGQRPIMASTWSLKEICSYPLLQRKLFQATLLLQAVRLLKKGGVLVYSTCTVTLSENEEQVAWALNTFPCLSLQPQEPHIGSEGMLGAGLSPEQLRLLQRFSPELSWEQTDMTVPLTCRADTDTIGFFIAKFLKT from the exons ATGCACACAGGAGAAATGTCAGTCTTTCCAAAAATCTCCCTGAAGCCAGAAGTGACGGAATATCTTAGAAATGTCTACCTAAACAAAGAG GTGTTAGCTGCTGTGGGTCCCCAGGAGGCAGAAAGTCGTTTCCAGAAACTGCTCGCATGTTTGTCTCACCCGCCTTCTTCCACATGTGTGCGAGCCAGCACTCACCTGGCTCCTCTGGAAGATATCAGGCTCAGTCTGGAGAAAGAGCTCGAGAAG cagcagaaatgcGGCTCGTCAGCAGAAGAACCGTCTGTCCAGATTGCTCCACACCCACGAATCACAGATGTGCTGCTACTTCCTGTTGACGGGCCGAG GGTGGTGGAGCAGCTGAGCTCTGAGTTGGTGGTGGGCGCTCAGTGTGGCAGCGCCGTACTCAGAGGAGCTCATGTCTTCGCCCCAGGGATCATCTCCAGCCCCAAGT aCATGAAGGCAGGAGACATGGTGTCGGTGTTCTCCGATTTAGAAGGAAGGTGCACTCGTGGAGCGACAAGCTTCCAGGGAAACAAGGTGTTTGTGGGGAATGGAGTTGCCGAGATGGATCGCTCGTCCATCTTCGCCACTGAAACCCCGGCCAG AGGCGTGGGTGTTCGGATGGTGGATCCACTTTACAAGAGTCCCTCCTTCGACGGTGTTCTGCCCAGCATGGTGTTCCTGCAG AACCTTCCCTCTGTGGTGGTGGGGCATGTGCTCGCTCCCCAACCTGGAGAACGAATCTTGGACATGTGTGCTGCCCCTGGAGGGAAGACGTGCCACATTGCTGCCCTCATGTGGGATAAG GGAGAAGTTGTTGCCTTGGACAGAATCCGAAACAAGATCGACCGCATTCGTCAAAACGCACAAATGCTGAGCTTGCAGAGCATCAAAGCTTTCTGCTTCAACAGCACTCAGGCTGTTAGTGATGAGCCAGCACAGGAAGCTGAAG GACCTCCTTTCCCTCCGGAGAGTTTCGACCGGGTTCTGCTGGACGCTCCCTGCAGCGGCCTGGGTCAGCGGCCCATCATGGCCAGCACCTGGAGCCTGAAGGAAATCTGCTCCTACCCGCTGCTGCAGCGCAAGTTGTTTCAGGCT acTTTGTTGCTGCAGGCGGTGCGATTGTTGAAGAAAGGTGGAGTTTTGGTCTACAGCACCTGCACCGTGACTTTATCGGAGAATGAGGAGCAGGTAGCCTGGGCCCTCAACACCTTCCCCTGCCTCTCTCTGCAGCCACAG GAACCTCACATCGGTTCAGAGGGCATGCTGGGAGCCGGACTGTCACCTGAGCAACTGCGCCTCCTCCAGAGATTCAGTCCTGAGCTGAGCTGGGAGCAGACAGACATGACGGTGCCCCTCACCTGCAGGGCAGACACGGATACCATCGGCTTCTTTATCGCCAAGTTCCTAAAAACCTAA
- the nsun6 gene encoding tRNA (cytosine(72)-C(5))-methyltransferase NSUN6 isoform X2 codes for MHTGEMSVFPKISLKPEVTEYLRNVYLNKEVLAAVGPQEAESRFQKLLACLSHPPSSTCVRASTHLAPLEDIRLSLEKELEKQKCGSSAEEPSVQIAPHPRITDVLLLPVDGPRVVEQLSSELVVGAQCGSAVLRGAHVFAPGIISSPKYMKAGDMVSVFSDLEGRCTRGATSFQGNKVFVGNGVAEMDRSSIFATETPARGVGVRMVDPLYKSPSFDGVLPSMVFLQNLPSVVVGHVLAPQPGERILDMCAAPGGKTCHIAALMWDKGEVVALDRIRNKIDRIRQNAQMLSLQSIKAFCFNSTQAVSDEPAQEAEGPPFPPESFDRVLLDAPCSGLGQRPIMASTWSLKEICSYPLLQRKLFQATLLLQAVRLLKKGGVLVYSTCTVTLSENEEQVAWALNTFPCLSLQPQEPHIGSEGMLGAGLSPEQLRLLQRFSPELSWEQTDMTVPLTCRADTDTIGFFIAKFLKT; via the exons ATGCACACAGGAGAAATGTCAGTCTTTCCAAAAATCTCCCTGAAGCCAGAAGTGACGGAATATCTTAGAAATGTCTACCTAAACAAAGAG GTGTTAGCTGCTGTGGGTCCCCAGGAGGCAGAAAGTCGTTTCCAGAAACTGCTCGCATGTTTGTCTCACCCGCCTTCTTCCACATGTGTGCGAGCCAGCACTCACCTGGCTCCTCTGGAAGATATCAGGCTCAGTCTGGAGAAAGAGCTCGAGAAG cagaaatgcGGCTCGTCAGCAGAAGAACCGTCTGTCCAGATTGCTCCACACCCACGAATCACAGATGTGCTGCTACTTCCTGTTGACGGGCCGAG GGTGGTGGAGCAGCTGAGCTCTGAGTTGGTGGTGGGCGCTCAGTGTGGCAGCGCCGTACTCAGAGGAGCTCATGTCTTCGCCCCAGGGATCATCTCCAGCCCCAAGT aCATGAAGGCAGGAGACATGGTGTCGGTGTTCTCCGATTTAGAAGGAAGGTGCACTCGTGGAGCGACAAGCTTCCAGGGAAACAAGGTGTTTGTGGGGAATGGAGTTGCCGAGATGGATCGCTCGTCCATCTTCGCCACTGAAACCCCGGCCAG AGGCGTGGGTGTTCGGATGGTGGATCCACTTTACAAGAGTCCCTCCTTCGACGGTGTTCTGCCCAGCATGGTGTTCCTGCAG AACCTTCCCTCTGTGGTGGTGGGGCATGTGCTCGCTCCCCAACCTGGAGAACGAATCTTGGACATGTGTGCTGCCCCTGGAGGGAAGACGTGCCACATTGCTGCCCTCATGTGGGATAAG GGAGAAGTTGTTGCCTTGGACAGAATCCGAAACAAGATCGACCGCATTCGTCAAAACGCACAAATGCTGAGCTTGCAGAGCATCAAAGCTTTCTGCTTCAACAGCACTCAGGCTGTTAGTGATGAGCCAGCACAGGAAGCTGAAG GACCTCCTTTCCCTCCGGAGAGTTTCGACCGGGTTCTGCTGGACGCTCCCTGCAGCGGCCTGGGTCAGCGGCCCATCATGGCCAGCACCTGGAGCCTGAAGGAAATCTGCTCCTACCCGCTGCTGCAGCGCAAGTTGTTTCAGGCT acTTTGTTGCTGCAGGCGGTGCGATTGTTGAAGAAAGGTGGAGTTTTGGTCTACAGCACCTGCACCGTGACTTTATCGGAGAATGAGGAGCAGGTAGCCTGGGCCCTCAACACCTTCCCCTGCCTCTCTCTGCAGCCACAG GAACCTCACATCGGTTCAGAGGGCATGCTGGGAGCCGGACTGTCACCTGAGCAACTGCGCCTCCTCCAGAGATTCAGTCCTGAGCTGAGCTGGGAGCAGACAGACATGACGGTGCCCCTCACCTGCAGGGCAGACACGGATACCATCGGCTTCTTTATCGCCAAGTTCCTAAAAACCTAA
- the arl8 gene encoding ADP-ribosylation factor-like 8 isoform X2 translates to MGLIFAKLWSYFCNQEHKVIIVGLDNAGKTTILYQFLMNEVVHTSPTIGSNVEEIVVKNTHFLMWDIGGQESLRSSWNTYYSNTEFIILVVDSTDRERLAISKEELYRMLAHEDLRKAAVLIFANKQDMKDCMSAAEISKYLTLSSIKDHPWHIQSCCALTGEGLCQGLEWMTSRAGLR, encoded by the exons ATGGGCCTGATTTTCGCAAAACTGTGGAGCTACTTCTGCAACCAAG AGCACAAGGTGATTATTGTGGGTCTGGACAATGCGGGGAAAACCACCATCCTTTACCAATT TCTGATGAATGAGGTTGTTCATACATCGCCCACCATTGGGAGTAATGTGGAGGAAATAGTGGTGAAAAACACCCACTTCCTGATGTGGGACATAGGTGGACAGGAATCTCTGAGGTCCTCCTGGAACACCTATTACTCCAACACAGAG tTCATTATTCTGGTGGTGGACAGCACCGACAGGGAGAGACTGGCCATCTCTAAAGAGGAGCTCTACAGGATGTTGGCTCATGAG GACCTGCGGAAGGCAGCTGTGTTAATATTTGCCAACAAGCAGGACATGAAAGACTGCATGTCGGCAGCCGAGATCTCCAAATACCTCACCCTGAGCTCCATCAAAGACCATCCCTGGCACATCCAGTCCTGCTGCGCTCTGACAGGAGAGGG TTTATGTCAAGGCCTTGAATGGATGACCTCCAGAGCTGGACTCAGATAG
- the arl8 gene encoding ADP-ribosylation factor-like 8 isoform X1: MGLIFAKLWSYFCNQEHKVIIVGLDNAGKTTILYQFLMNEVVHTSPTIGSNVEEIVVKNTHFLMWDIGGQESLRSSWNTYYSNTELVCSFRAQTAAGVTDVSRFIILVVDSTDRERLAISKEELYRMLAHEDLRKAAVLIFANKQDMKDCMSAAEISKYLTLSSIKDHPWHIQSCCALTGEGLCQGLEWMTSRAGLR, translated from the exons ATGGGCCTGATTTTCGCAAAACTGTGGAGCTACTTCTGCAACCAAG AGCACAAGGTGATTATTGTGGGTCTGGACAATGCGGGGAAAACCACCATCCTTTACCAATT TCTGATGAATGAGGTTGTTCATACATCGCCCACCATTGGGAGTAATGTGGAGGAAATAGTGGTGAAAAACACCCACTTCCTGATGTGGGACATAGGTGGACAGGAATCTCTGAGGTCCTCCTGGAACACCTATTACTCCAACACAGAG CTGGTGTGTTCATTCAGAGCTCAGACTGCAGCAGGGGTCACTGATGTCAGCCGG tTCATTATTCTGGTGGTGGACAGCACCGACAGGGAGAGACTGGCCATCTCTAAAGAGGAGCTCTACAGGATGTTGGCTCATGAG GACCTGCGGAAGGCAGCTGTGTTAATATTTGCCAACAAGCAGGACATGAAAGACTGCATGTCGGCAGCCGAGATCTCCAAATACCTCACCCTGAGCTCCATCAAAGACCATCCCTGGCACATCCAGTCCTGCTGCGCTCTGACAGGAGAGGG TTTATGTCAAGGCCTTGAATGGATGACCTCCAGAGCTGGACTCAGATAG